In Canis lupus familiaris isolate Mischka breed German Shepherd chromosome 5, alternate assembly UU_Cfam_GSD_1.0, whole genome shotgun sequence, a genomic segment contains:
- the CMTR2 gene encoding cap-specific mRNA (nucleoside-2'-O-)-methyltransferase 2 yields MSKCRKPPLGSSPETFSPDVLADIFELFAKNFSYGKPLNNEWQLPDPSEIFTCDHTEFNTLLDLKNSLNEVKNLLSDKKLDEWHEHTAFTNKAGKIISHVKKSVNAELCTQAWCKFHEILCSFPLIPQEAFQDGKLNSLHLCEAPGAFIASLNHYLKSHRFPCDWSWVANTLNPYHEANDNLMMIMDDRLIANTLHWWYFGPDNTGDIMTLKYLTGLQNFVSNMATIHLITADGSFDCQGNPGEQEALVSSLHYCEVVTALMTLGSGGSFVLKMFTLFEHCSINLMYLLNCSFDQVHVFKPATSKAGNSEVYVVCLRYKGKEAIYPLLSKMVLNFGTEMTQKALFPHHVIPESFLKRHEECCMFFHKYQLETISENIRLFQCMGKGEQTKLNNLRDCAVQYFMQKFQLKPLSRNNWLVKKSNIGCSTNTKWFGQRNRYFKTYNERKMLESLSWKDKVAKGYFNSWAEEHAVYHSGQSSVLEGTASNLECHLWHILEGKKLPNVKCSPFCDGEILKALNEAIEKSLGGALNLDSKFWPKQQYYCPCHIFTEDLIFSELFSLTTCLQDDQVVEPSNQIKCLLVGFPTLRDIKTHIPLEVQLLESAELMTFSCSLLHDGDPIYQQLFLDCLLHSLQQLHTGDVMILPVLSCFTRFMAGLIFVLHSCFRFITFSCPTSSEPLKTCAVLLCVGYQDLPNPVFQYLQNVNELLSSLLKSDAPQQVLQFVPMEVLLKGALLDFLWDLNAAIAKRHLHVIIQGEREEIIGSLQL; encoded by the coding sequence atgagtAAGTGCAGAAAGCCACCactgggttcaagtcctgagACATTCAGCCCAGATGTTCTTGCTGACATTTTTGAACTCTTTGCCAAGAACTTTTCTTATGGCAAGCCACTTAATAATGAGTGGCAGTTACCAGATCCCAGTGAGATTTTTACTTGTGACCACACGGAATTTAATACATTGCTTGATTTGAAGAACTCCCTAAATGAAGTAAAAAACCTACTGAGTGATAAGAAATTGGATGAGTGGCATGAACACACTGCTTTCactaataaagctggaaaaataatttctcatgtGAAAAAATCTGTGAACGCTGAACTTTGTACTCAAGCATGGTgtaaatttcatgaaattttgtGCAGTTTTCCACTTATTCCACAGGAAGCTTTTCAGGATGGAAAACTGAATTCTCTACACCTTTGTGAAGCTCCTGGAGCTTTTATAGCGAGTCTCAATCACTATTTAAAATCCCATCGATTCCCCTGTGATTGGAGTTGGGTAGCTAATACTTTGAATCCATACCACGAAGCAAATGACAATCTTATGATGATTATGGATGACCGACTTATTGCAAATACCTTGCATTGGTGGTACTTTGGTCCAGATAACACTGGTGATATCATGACCTTGAAATATCTGACTGGACTTCAGAATTTCGTAAGCAACATGGCTACCATTCACTTGATCACCGCAGATGGGAGTTTTGATTGCCAAGGAAACCCAGGTGAACAAGAAGCTTTAGTCTCTTCTTTGCATTACTGTGAAGTTGTCACTGCTCTGATGACTCTTGGAAGTGGTGGCTCTTTTGTTCTGAAGATGTTTACTTTGTTTGAACATTGTTCCATAAACCTGATGTACCTGCTAAACTGTTCCTTTGACCAAGTCCATGTTTTTAAACCTGCTACTAGCAAGGCAGGGAACTCAGAAGTCTATGTGGTTTGTCTTCGCTATAAGGGAAAAGAGGCAATCTATCCTCTGTTATCTAAGATGGTGCTAAATTTTGGAACAGAAATGACCCAGAAAGCCCTCTTTCCCCATCATGTGATCCCTGAATCTTTTCTTAAAAGGCATGAAGAATGTTGTATGTTCTTTCATAAATACCAGCTCGAGACTATTTCTGAGAACATTCGTCTGTTTCAGTGCATGGGAAAAGGAGAACAAACAAAGCTGAATAATTTAAGGGACTGTGCTGTTCAATATTTCATGCAAAAGTTTCAGTTGAAGCCCCTTTCCAGAAATAATTGGCTAGTGAAAAAATCTAATATTGGTTGTAGTACAAATACAAAATGGTTTGGACAGaggaacagatattttaaaacctaTAATGAAAGGAAAATGCTGGAATCCCTTTCATGGAAAGATAAGGTGGCCAAAGGATACTTTAATAGTTGGGCGGAAGAACATGCTGTGTATCATTCTGGACAAAGTTCTGTCTTAGAAGGGACAGCTTCCAATCTTGAGTGTCACTTATGGCatattttagagggaaagaaaCTCCCAAATGTAAAGTGTTCTCCTTTCTGTGATGGTGAAATTTTAAAGGCTCTTAATGAAGCGATTGAAAAGTCTTTAGGAGGAGCCTTGAATTTGGATTCCAAGTTCTGGCCCAAACAGCAGTATTATTGTCCTTGTCACATTTTTACGGAAGACCTGATATTTTCTGAGTTGTTTAGCCTTACCACGTGCCTTCAGGATGATCAGGTCGTAGAACCCAGCAACCAGATAAAGTGCCTGCTTGTGGGCTTTCCAACTCTCCGTGATATCAAAACGCATATACCACTGGAAGTTCAACTCCTGGAATCGGCTGAACTCATGACTTTCAGCTGTTCATTGCTTCATGATGGAGACCCGATTTACCAGCAACTGTTTTTGGACTGTCTTCTACATTCACTGCAGCAGCTTCATACAGGAGATGTTATGATTTTGCCTGTACTTTCTTGTTTTACAAGATTTATGGCTGGTTTGATCTTTGTACTCCACAGCTGTTTTAGATTCATCACATTTTCTTGTCCTACTTCTTCTGAGCCCCTGAAGACCTGTGCAGTCCTGCTGTGTGTCGGTTATCAGGACCTTCCAAATCCAGTTTTCCAGTATCTGCAGAATGTGAATGAATTATTGAGCTCTTTGCTTAAATCTGATGCACCCCAGCAGGTTTTACAGTTTGTACCAATGGAGGTGCTCCTTAAGGGGGCCCTACTTGACTTTTTGTGGGATTTGAATGCTGCCATTGCTAAAAGGCATTTGCATGTAATTattcaaggagagagagaagaaatcatTGGCAGCCTTCAGCTATGA